A window of the Cannabis sativa cultivar Pink pepper isolate KNU-18-1 chromosome X, ASM2916894v1, whole genome shotgun sequence genome harbors these coding sequences:
- the LOC115698371 gene encoding protein PSK SIMULATOR 2 — protein MGGVCSGGTTKRSIKPEGNNTMGFSGKLKKTNSVVKSKEKSYSYSDAYNSDKTQQTYDTNDLRLSFSSELKPSTPARTGVTKVAQKNSVIGRAGIVGLERAVEVLDTLGSSMSNLNASAGFISGTARGNRISILAFEVANTIAKGANLFQSLSEESVQLLKKDILNSQGVQILVSTDMKELLSIAASDKREELDIFSREVIRFGDLCKDPQWHNLGRFFSGLDLENSIHTQKRAEADMTMHELTVLAQHTSELYHEFNSLDRFEQDYQQKVEEVEALNLPRRGESLKILHSELKQQRKLVKTLKKKSLWSRNLEEIVEKLVDIVTYTHQAISEAFGNNGLVYSANQRKDPPRLGVAGLALHYANVINQIDNIASRPTSLPPNMRDTLYNGLPNSVKTALRSRLQALDAKEQLSAPQIKAEMEKTLHWLVPVAANTNKAHQGFGWVGEWANSGPEFGKSTNTQNSMIRLQSLYHADKQKTDLYILELVTLLHQLIFIVRHKDNGSKLPSTRSPTRKGVNLPGRMQRLLSLDFGTKSRKVQLSQEDKNLLNDVTCGRRKGVLGMSKSQEFIIVKKRDNRFWALSRSTGSSPNRDLAARRNPEHCNNVLDVMDGLDKI, from the exons ATGGGAGGGGTTTGTTCAGGAGGTACTACTAAGCGAAGCATAAAGCCCGAAGGAAATAATACTATGGGATTCTCCGGGAAACTGAAGAAAACAAACAGCGTCGTTAAATCGAAAGAGAAGTCGTATTCTTACTCTGATGCATACAATTCCGATAAAACACAGCAGACATACGATACCAACGATCTGCGATTATCGTTTTCAAGCGAATTGAAGCCGTCGACGCCGGCCAGAACGGGAGTTACCAAG GTAGCACAAAAAAACTCAGTCATAGGAAGAGCTGGGATTGTTGGATTGGAGAGGGCAGTAGAAGTATTAGATACACTTGGAAGTAGCATGTCGAATTTGAATGCCAGTGCTGGATTTATCAGTGGCACAGCAAGAGGGAATAGAATATCGATTTTGGCATTTGAAGTGGCTAATACAATTGCCAAGGGTGCAAACTTATTTCAATCACTTTCAGAAGAAAGTGTCCAGTTACTGAagaaagatattttaaattctcAAGGAGTTCAAATATTAGTTTCCACAGATATGAAAGAGTTGCTAAGTATCGCCGCATCTGATAAAAG GGAAGAGCTTGATATTTTTTCACGGGAAGTAATTAGATTTGGAGATCTATGTAAAGATCCACAGTGGCACAACCTTGGTCGTTTCTTCTCCGG ATTAGATTTAGAAAATTCAATTCACACACAGAAAAGAGCAGAGGCAGACATGACGATGCATGAGTTGACTGTTCTTGCTCAACATACTTCT GAACTATACCATGAATTTAATTCATTGGACAGATTTGAACAAGATTACCAGCAAAAGGTTGAGGAGGTGGAAGCCTTGAATCTCCCACGAAGAG GAGAGAGTCTCAAGATTTTACACAGTGAGTTAAAACAACAAAGAAAGCTTGTAAAGACCTTGAAAAAGAAATCTCTTTGGTCTAGAAATTTGGAGGAG ATTGTGGAGAAGCTTGTAGACATTGTTACTTATACACATCAAGCAATCTCTGAAGCATTTGGCAATAATG GTCTGGTGTATAGTGCCAATCAAAGGAAAGATCCTCCAAGGCTGGGTGTAGCTGGTCTTGCATTACACTATGCTAATGTCATCAATCAGATagataatatt GCATCCCGACCGACCTCCCTTCCTCCAAATATGAGGGACACATTATACAATGGGTTGCCAAACAGTGTCAAGACAGCTTTACGATCCCGTTTGCAGGCTCTTGATGCAAAAGAACAG CTTTCAGCTCCTCAGATTAAGGCTGAAATGGAAAAAACACTTCACTGGCTGGTTCCAGTCGCTGCCAATACTAACAA AGCGCATCAGGGTTTTGGATGGGTTGGAGAATGGGCAAATTCTGG TCCAGAATTCGGCAAGAGCACAAATACGCAGAACAGCATGATTCGTCTTCAGTCACTATATCACGCTGATAAGCAGAAAACAGATCTATACATCCTCGAATTGGTGACGTTGCTTCACCAGTTAATTTTCATAGTTAGACATAAAGACAATGGATCAAAGCTTCCGTCTACAAGGTCTCCAACTCGAAAGGGAGTGAATTTACCTGGCAGAATGCAACGGCTTCTATCCTTGGATTTCGGTACTAAATCTCGCAAAGTGCAACTGTCTCAGGAAGATAAGAATTTATTAAATGATGTTACCTGTGGTAGGAGGAAAGGGGTGTTAGGAATGAGCAAAAGTCAGGAGTTTATTatagtgaagaaaagagataacAGGTTTTGGGCTCTGAGTAGGAGCACAGGTAGTTCACCTAATAGGGATTTGGCTGCTAGACGAAACCCAGAGCATTGCAACAATGTCTTGGATGTTATGGATGGATTAGATAAGATATGA